From a region of the Thermus caldilimi genome:
- a CDS encoding HD domain-containing phosphohydrolase: protein MTPGQPEGLDGASLQVRELRRLQALAEAWRLLAPLERPEEVYRTVVETAKKATRAVSVLLFLHRPQEDVLELVSAAGLSQDRVGLRLPRGKGISWVVLEKGEPLYLADVTRDPRVIFLSGEPQPGVYLGVPLRNAGGQPFGVLSMDTAGGAGEILPEEEFWIQALAEAAGLVLGRIEALERAKAEASRAQALLELSLALEAARDPLVMAKEALETLLRLTPYHAGALYLFQEGTVRPGVMAGRYPEGFPRLYQEHPIRFGEGLLGHPRLWEGPVYVEDYARFPKALGPYAESGLRSALLVPLKPEGRRYGVLALGSFGKLVPYRPEDEGVLRMVAGRLEEALERLSHLDTLSRTREAALRALARALEYRDLETKGHTERVAELSLRLGRAVGFPDLEGLRLGAYFHDLGKLALPDRILRKPAVLRAEEWRVVRTHPEVGLDILKNLPFLPKTALNVVLYHHERWDGSGYPKGLKGEEIPLEARIFAVADVYDALLSERPYKRSWTPEEAQKELGAQAGRSLDPKLVVVFLDLIR, encoded by the coding sequence ATGACCCCCGGTCAGCCTGAAGGGCTAGATGGCGCAAGCCTCCAGGTGCGGGAGCTAAGGCGCCTCCAGGCCCTGGCCGAGGCTTGGCGCCTTCTGGCTCCCCTGGAGCGGCCGGAGGAGGTGTACCGGACCGTGGTGGAAACCGCCAAGAAGGCCACACGGGCGGTTTCCGTTCTCCTCTTCCTCCACCGTCCCCAGGAGGATGTGCTGGAGCTGGTGTCGGCCGCTGGTCTAAGCCAGGACAGGGTGGGCCTTAGGCTTCCCCGGGGAAAGGGCATCTCCTGGGTGGTGCTGGAGAAGGGGGAGCCCCTCTACCTGGCCGACGTGACACGAGACCCTCGAGTCATCTTTCTTTCCGGCGAGCCCCAGCCCGGGGTCTATTTGGGCGTACCCTTGCGGAATGCCGGGGGACAGCCGTTTGGTGTGCTCTCCATGGATACCGCCGGGGGAGCCGGGGAGATCCTCCCCGAGGAGGAGTTCTGGATCCAGGCCCTGGCGGAGGCAGCGGGTTTGGTCTTGGGCCGCATAGAGGCCTTGGAGCGGGCCAAGGCCGAGGCCTCCCGGGCCCAGGCGTTGCTTGAGCTTTCCCTGGCCTTGGAGGCAGCCCGCGATCCTTTGGTCATGGCCAAGGAAGCTCTGGAAACCCTCCTTCGCCTTACCCCTTACCATGCGGGGGCCCTTTACCTGTTCCAGGAGGGAACGGTGCGGCCTGGGGTGATGGCGGGGCGGTATCCTGAGGGCTTTCCCCGGCTTTACCAGGAGCATCCCATTCGTTTTGGCGAGGGGCTTCTAGGCCACCCCAGGTTGTGGGAGGGGCCGGTGTATGTGGAGGACTACGCCCGCTTTCCCAAGGCCCTGGGGCCCTATGCGGAAAGCGGGCTTCGCTCCGCCCTCCTGGTGCCCCTTAAGCCCGAGGGCAGGCGGTATGGGGTTTTGGCCCTGGGTTCGTTTGGGAAGTTGGTTCCCTACCGCCCTGAGGACGAGGGGGTGTTGCGGATGGTGGCGGGCAGGCTGGAGGAAGCCTTGGAGCGCCTTTCCCACCTGGACACCCTGAGCCGGACCCGGGAAGCAGCCTTAAGGGCCTTGGCCCGGGCCCTCGAGTACCGGGACCTGGAAACCAAAGGGCATACCGAGCGGGTGGCAGAACTTTCCTTACGGCTGGGAAGGGCAGTGGGGTTTCCCGACCTCGAGGGCCTTCGCTTGGGGGCCTACTTCCACGATCTGGGCAAGCTGGCCTTGCCCGACAGGATCCTCCGCAAACCCGCGGTCTTGCGGGCCGAGGAGTGGCGGGTGGTGAGGACCCATCCCGAGGTGGGCCTGGATATCCTCAAGAACCTGCCGTTCCTTCCGAAAACTGCCTTGAACGTGGTTCTCTACCATCATGAACGCTGGGATGGCTCGGGGTACCCCAAGGGGCTAAAGGGGGAGGAAATCCCCCTCGAGGCCCGGATCTTCGCGGTGGCGGATGTGTACGACGCCCTCCTTTCCGAGCGGCCCTACAAGCGGTCCTGGACCCCCGAGGAAGCCCAGAAGGAACTTGGGGCCCAGGCTGGAAGGAGCCTGGACCCCAAGCTGGTGGTGGTGTTTTTGGACCTAATCCGCTAG
- the glmS gene encoding glutamine--fructose-6-phosphate transaminase (isomerizing) → MCGIVGYIGFRNATDVLIDGLRRLEYRGYDSAGVAVRTPEGLKVVKRSGKLSALESALKEERLEGPLGIGHTRWATHGAPTDPNAHPHTTEDGRIAVIHNGIIENYLELKEALKARGHRFASETDSEVLAHLIEEKYQGDLFQALREALKEVRGAYAVVVAHEGHQEIVAARTVSPLVIGLGEGENFLASDVPALLPYTRRVIFLHDGDLARITREEVVVTDLEGHPLPREVVEIDWTLEAAEKGGFPHYMLKEIYEQPWVLENTLGGRLREEEGDVELGLGLDPLAIDRIHVIACGTAAYAGWYGKYLLEALARIPTEWDVASEYRYRDPVVDEKTLAIAISQSGETIDTLEGLREAKAKGARTLGVINAKGSSLTREVEDVLYIHAGPEIGVASTKAYIAMLSAMAMLAIHFGQRRGVLSKEEAQGLLKEMRKLPRLVEEVLEKRPLIAHLAEKYHQAQDFLFLGRHVQAPTAYEGALKLKEISYIHAEAYPAGEMKHGPIALIDEHLPVVVLATRGPLYEKTLSNIQEVRARGGKVIAIATEGDGEIGKLAQDVFPVPEVHPLLAPIVSVVPLQLLAYEIAVLLGRDVDQPRNLAKSVTVE, encoded by the coding sequence ATGTGTGGGATCGTAGGCTATATCGGTTTTCGCAACGCCACGGATGTGCTCATAGATGGCCTTAGGAGGCTGGAGTACCGGGGATACGACTCCGCCGGGGTGGCGGTGAGGACCCCGGAAGGGCTTAAGGTGGTGAAGCGCTCGGGGAAGCTTTCCGCCCTGGAAAGCGCCCTGAAGGAGGAGCGCTTGGAGGGGCCTTTGGGCATCGGCCATACCCGCTGGGCCACCCACGGAGCCCCCACCGACCCCAACGCCCATCCCCACACCACGGAGGATGGCAGGATCGCCGTCATCCACAACGGGATCATCGAGAACTACCTGGAGCTTAAGGAGGCCTTGAAGGCCCGGGGGCACCGCTTCGCCTCGGAAACCGACAGCGAGGTCCTGGCGCACCTCATAGAGGAGAAGTACCAGGGGGATCTTTTTCAGGCCCTGAGGGAGGCCCTGAAGGAGGTACGGGGAGCCTATGCGGTGGTGGTGGCGCACGAGGGCCACCAGGAGATCGTGGCCGCCCGCACGGTGAGCCCCCTGGTGATCGGCCTGGGGGAGGGGGAAAACTTTCTGGCCTCGGACGTCCCCGCCCTCCTTCCCTATACCCGCCGGGTCATCTTCCTGCACGACGGGGATCTGGCCCGCATCACCCGGGAGGAAGTGGTGGTCACGGACCTCGAGGGCCATCCCCTGCCCCGGGAGGTGGTGGAGATTGACTGGACCCTCGAGGCCGCGGAGAAGGGGGGCTTCCCCCACTACATGCTCAAGGAAATCTACGAGCAACCCTGGGTGCTGGAAAACACCCTAGGAGGGCGCCTCAGGGAGGAAGAAGGGGATGTGGAGCTCGGCCTTGGCCTGGACCCTCTGGCCATAGACCGCATCCACGTGATCGCCTGTGGCACCGCCGCCTACGCCGGCTGGTACGGCAAGTACCTCCTGGAAGCCCTGGCCCGCATCCCCACGGAGTGGGACGTGGCCAGCGAGTATCGCTACCGGGACCCCGTGGTGGACGAAAAGACCCTGGCCATCGCCATCAGCCAATCGGGGGAAACCATAGACACCCTGGAGGGCTTACGGGAGGCCAAGGCCAAGGGGGCCAGGACCCTGGGGGTCATCAACGCCAAGGGCTCCAGCCTCACCCGGGAGGTGGAGGACGTTCTTTACATCCACGCGGGCCCCGAGATCGGGGTGGCCTCCACCAAGGCTTACATCGCCATGCTTTCCGCCATGGCCATGCTGGCCATCCACTTTGGCCAAAGGAGGGGGGTCCTCAGCAAGGAAGAAGCCCAGGGCCTCCTGAAGGAGATGCGCAAGCTTCCCCGGTTGGTGGAGGAAGTCCTGGAAAAGCGCCCCCTCATCGCCCACCTGGCGGAGAAGTACCACCAGGCCCAGGACTTCCTCTTCCTGGGCCGGCACGTGCAGGCCCCCACGGCGTATGAGGGTGCCCTGAAGCTCAAAGAAATCAGCTACATCCACGCGGAGGCCTACCCCGCCGGGGAGATGAAGCACGGGCCCATCGCCCTGATCGACGAGCACCTGCCGGTGGTGGTCCTGGCCACCCGGGGGCCCCTTTACGAGAAGACCCTGTCCAACATCCAGGAGGTGCGGGCCCGGGGCGGTAAGGTGATCGCCATCGCCACCGAGGGGGATGGAGAGATCGGGAAACTGGCCCAAGATGTGTTCCCCGTGCCGGAGGTCCACCCCCTTCTTGCCCCCATCGTGAGCGTGGTGCCCCTGCAGCTTCTGGCCTATGAGATCGCCGTCCTGCTGGGGCGGGACGTGGACCAGCCCAGGAACCTGGCCAAGAGCGTCACCGTGGAGTAG
- a CDS encoding DUF4127 family protein has protein sequence MRGLGLLGLLLWGLGLAQAPVLYLPLDDRPPNWGPCTWELVACPPREVYRGLKGADLTALRAWLLASPGEKLVAGLDVLAYGGLLQSRHLALPAEDALARLAPLLAWKVRYGGELLLFGVVPRWDATQRRRNLAVLEALASWPGLPGVYLEAVWDDALRGSPAPREARGLPYPSRPGTDEAGQVLLLRAFRPGLKVAVVYEEEALAERITPYEGVPLRDTVRGVVQSALATEVPLEGEPDLVLYVYGGGNPRGVVRDLLGLMPRFPVALADLSRVNRGDSRLMAYLLDLGLYPRLASYASWGTPANNLGSALAQGGLFLRDQKGRLRRLAEAYFAYWWGEVGRPWVRARFPEPLPLEAQGVAALWPYLELEGYRVGLGRILFPWERAFEAEVWLDLVPISLPKGRHLVE, from the coding sequence GTGCGGGGCCTAGGGCTTTTGGGGCTTCTCCTTTGGGGTTTGGGGCTGGCCCAAGCCCCCGTTCTTTACCTGCCCCTGGACGACCGTCCTCCCAACTGGGGCCCGTGCACCTGGGAGCTGGTGGCCTGTCCTCCCCGGGAGGTTTACCGGGGGCTTAAGGGAGCCGATCTTACCGCCTTAAGGGCCTGGCTCTTGGCGAGCCCAGGGGAAAAGCTGGTGGCCGGCTTGGACGTCCTGGCCTACGGCGGGCTTCTCCAAAGCCGCCACCTGGCCCTGCCGGCGGAGGATGCCCTGGCTCGGCTTGCACCCCTGCTGGCCTGGAAGGTTCGTTACGGGGGGGAGCTTCTTCTTTTCGGGGTGGTGCCCCGTTGGGACGCCACTCAGCGGCGGAGAAACCTGGCGGTCCTGGAGGCCTTGGCCTCCTGGCCGGGGCTTCCCGGGGTTTATCTGGAGGCTGTCTGGGACGATGCCCTGCGGGGCTCCCCCGCCCCCAGAGAGGCGCGGGGCCTTCCCTACCCTAGCCGGCCCGGGACGGACGAGGCGGGACAGGTGCTTCTCCTAAGGGCCTTTAGACCAGGTCTAAAGGTGGCCGTGGTTTACGAGGAGGAGGCCCTGGCGGAGCGCATCACCCCTTATGAGGGAGTTCCCTTGCGGGACACGGTGAGGGGGGTGGTGCAAAGCGCCTTGGCCACGGAGGTTCCCCTGGAAGGGGAGCCGGACCTGGTCCTCTACGTCTACGGGGGTGGGAATCCCAGGGGGGTTGTTCGCGATCTCCTCGGCCTCATGCCCCGCTTCCCCGTGGCCCTGGCGGATCTTTCCCGGGTGAACCGGGGGGACTCCCGCCTCATGGCCTACCTGCTGGACCTCGGGCTTTACCCTCGCCTTGCCTCCTACGCCTCCTGGGGCACCCCGGCCAACAACCTGGGGAGCGCTTTGGCCCAGGGAGGGCTTTTCCTGAGGGACCAGAAGGGGCGCCTGAGGCGTCTGGCCGAGGCCTACTTTGCCTACTGGTGGGGGGAGGTGGGCCGTCCTTGGGTACGCGCCCGTTTCCCCGAGCCCTTGCCCCTGGAAGCCCAGGGAGTGGCGGCCCTTTGGCCGTACCTGGAGCTGGAGGGGTACCGGGTGGGCCTTGGGCGCATTCTCTTTCCCTGGGAAAGGGCTTTTGAGGCGGAGGTTTGGTTAGACCTAGTTCCTATCTCCTTGCCTAAGGGGAGGCACCTGGTAGAGTGA
- a CDS encoding CdaR family protein, protein MRDWGSFLIALLAAFAVWYSLKERAPVVERAVSVPLQVVGLGGERTAEGVPKEVMLRLRGPAPLVEGARLPVSAYLDLSGAEGAFSREVRVAVPQGVEVLEIRPARVEGRVEALLTRTLPVEVLSQGAWVETQPAFVEARGPRSRVEEAVVALGLDLGGDTVALTAFGPQGPLPGVALLPAQVRVVSREAPLFRKQVPLVLKPPAGLKVVDYAPRAVEVVGPKEALAALTQVEARLEGSFRPGEVSAPLILNLPPGVRVLGEVLGRVRLALE, encoded by the coding sequence GTGCGTGACTGGGGGAGCTTCCTCATCGCCCTTTTGGCGGCCTTTGCCGTTTGGTATTCCCTAAAGGAAAGGGCCCCGGTGGTGGAGCGGGCGGTGAGCGTGCCCCTGCAGGTGGTGGGCCTGGGGGGGGAGCGCACGGCGGAAGGGGTGCCCAAGGAGGTCATGCTGCGCTTAAGGGGGCCGGCTCCCCTGGTGGAGGGGGCCAGGCTTCCCGTGTCCGCCTACCTGGACCTCTCCGGGGCCGAGGGGGCCTTTTCCCGGGAGGTGCGGGTGGCGGTGCCCCAGGGGGTGGAGGTTTTGGAGATCCGCCCTGCCCGGGTGGAGGGCCGGGTGGAAGCCCTCCTCACCCGCACCCTGCCGGTGGAGGTCCTTTCCCAGGGGGCGTGGGTGGAAACCCAGCCCGCTTTCGTGGAGGCCAGGGGGCCGAGGAGCCGGGTGGAGGAAGCAGTGGTGGCCTTGGGCCTAGACCTTGGAGGGGATACGGTGGCCCTCACCGCCTTTGGCCCCCAGGGGCCCCTTCCCGGGGTGGCGCTTCTTCCTGCCCAGGTGCGGGTGGTGTCCCGGGAGGCCCCCCTCTTCCGCAAGCAGGTTCCCCTGGTCCTGAAGCCCCCGGCGGGCTTAAAGGTGGTGGACTATGCCCCCAGGGCCGTGGAGGTGGTGGGACCCAAGGAGGCTTTGGCGGCCTTGACCCAGGTGGAGGCGAGGCTGGAAGGAAGTTTCCGCCCGGGAGAGGTTTCGGCCCCCTTGATCCTTAACCTGCCTCCGGGGGTGAGGGTCCTGGGGGAGGTTTTGGGTAGGGTGCGGCTTGCGCTAGAATAG
- the cdaA gene encoding diadenylate cyclase CdaA, with protein MPFTWRDFLDILLVGILFYYLWRLMAGTRALNLVRGVLVYLLVWFLASLLGLSTLSWLLGNAATLGAFALIVVFQPELRGLLERLGRAQGPRSPSLALEELLLGLARLSERRYGAILALERRTPLGEYAATGEILEARLSARLLQTVFYPGTPLHDGGAILRGDRLFAAGCVFPLSEARMGLGTRHRAALGLSEVSDALVIVVSEETGAIRLAEGGRLSPPMSLEALREKLKEVLRA; from the coding sequence ATGCCCTTCACCTGGCGCGACTTCCTGGACATTCTCCTGGTAGGCATCCTCTTTTACTATCTCTGGCGCCTCATGGCGGGAACCCGGGCCCTGAACCTGGTGCGGGGGGTCTTGGTCTACCTCCTGGTCTGGTTTTTGGCCAGCCTCCTCGGGCTTTCCACCCTTTCCTGGCTCTTGGGGAACGCCGCCACCCTAGGGGCCTTCGCCCTGATCGTGGTCTTCCAGCCGGAGCTTCGCGGGCTTCTGGAGCGCCTGGGCCGGGCCCAGGGGCCCAGGTCCCCCTCCCTGGCCCTGGAGGAGCTCCTTTTGGGCCTGGCCCGGCTTTCCGAGAGGCGCTACGGGGCCATCCTGGCCCTGGAAAGGCGCACCCCCTTGGGGGAGTATGCGGCCACGGGGGAGATCCTGGAGGCCCGGCTCTCCGCCCGGCTCCTGCAGACGGTGTTCTATCCCGGCACCCCCCTGCACGACGGCGGGGCCATCCTCAGGGGGGATCGGCTTTTCGCCGCGGGGTGCGTCTTCCCCCTTTCCGAGGCCCGCATGGGCCTGGGCACCCGGCACCGGGCGGCTCTGGGGCTTTCCGAGGTTTCCGATGCCCTGGTGATCGTGGTGAGCGAGGAAACAGGGGCCATAAGGCTGGCGGAGGGGGGGAGGCTTTCCCCGCCCATGAGCCTCGAGGCCCTGCGGGAAAAGCTCAAGGAGGTGCTCCGTGCGTGA
- a CDS encoding phosphopentomutase produces the protein MKVTAIVLDSVGLGYLPDAPRFGDEGADTLDHTVLKTGVELPHLAALGLGWVPGVHTLPRLEPQGAFGRMWEVNPGKDTTTGHWEFVGVYLERPFRTYPEGFPEELLRAWAEAIGVGGWLLNRPYSGTEAIRDYGEAHLKTGFPIVYTSADSVFQVAAHLEVVPLEELYRWCGVAREMLRGEHQVARVIARPFAGEPGNFYRREDLRKDFALEPPRNVLDVLLEGGLEVVGVGKIPDIYAHRGFTREVKTVDNRDGLEKILALMREPFSGLLFANLVDFDAKYGHRRNPEGYARALKEVDDFLPQFMEALGPEDHLFLVSDHGNDPTFFGTDHTREYGMLLWVGPGVKGDLGTRESFADLGATWAKLFGLSWEGPGERLV, from the coding sequence ATGAAGGTCACGGCCATCGTCCTGGACTCCGTGGGCCTGGGGTATCTGCCGGATGCCCCCCGCTTTGGGGACGAGGGGGCGGACACCCTGGACCACACGGTGCTGAAGACCGGGGTGGAGCTTCCCCACCTGGCCGCCTTGGGACTGGGGTGGGTTCCTGGGGTGCACACCCTTCCCCGGCTTGAGCCCCAGGGGGCCTTTGGCCGCATGTGGGAGGTGAACCCCGGTAAGGACACCACCACCGGGCACTGGGAGTTCGTGGGGGTGTACCTGGAACGGCCCTTCCGCACCTACCCTGAGGGCTTCCCCGAGGAACTCCTTAGGGCCTGGGCCGAGGCCATCGGGGTGGGGGGGTGGCTTCTGAACCGGCCCTACTCCGGCACCGAGGCCATACGGGACTACGGCGAGGCCCACCTGAAGACGGGTTTCCCCATCGTCTATACCTCTGCGGATAGCGTCTTTCAGGTGGCGGCCCACCTGGAGGTGGTGCCCCTGGAGGAGCTTTACCGGTGGTGCGGGGTGGCCCGGGAGATGCTAAGGGGCGAGCACCAGGTGGCCCGGGTCATCGCCCGGCCCTTCGCCGGGGAGCCCGGGAACTTCTACCGGCGGGAGGATTTGCGGAAGGACTTCGCCTTGGAGCCCCCTAGGAACGTCCTGGACGTGCTCCTGGAGGGGGGCCTCGAGGTGGTGGGGGTGGGGAAGATCCCCGACATCTACGCCCACCGGGGCTTCACCCGGGAGGTGAAGACGGTGGACAACCGCGACGGCCTGGAAAAGATCCTAGCCCTCATGCGAGAGCCCTTTTCCGGGCTCCTCTTCGCCAACCTGGTGGACTTTGACGCCAAGTACGGGCACCGGAGGAACCCGGAGGGGTACGCCCGGGCCCTGAAGGAGGTGGACGATTTCCTCCCCCAGTTCATGGAAGCCCTGGGCCCCGAGGACCACCTCTTCCTGGTCTCCGACCACGGCAACGACCCCACCTTCTTCGGCACCGACCACACGAGGGAGTACGGGATGCTCCTCTGGGTGGGCCCGGGGGTGAAGGGGGACCTGGGTACCCGGGAGAGCTTTGCGGATCTGGGGGCCACCTGGGCTAAGCTCTTTGGGCTTTCCTGGGAAGGCCCGGGGGAACGCTTGGTCTAG
- the def gene encoding peptide deformylase produces the protein MIYPIRLYGDPVLRKRARPVQDFGGLRKLAEDMLETMFEARGVGLAAPQIGLSQRFFVAVEYADEPEGEERPLRDLVRRVYLVANPVITHREGEVEGLEGCLSLPGLYAEDVPRAERIRVEYQDEEGRPQALELEGYMARVFQHEMDHLEGILFFERLPKAKREAFLEENRAELARMQKEAKALLKELSQG, from the coding sequence ATGATTTACCCCATACGCCTTTACGGGGACCCGGTGCTCCGCAAGCGGGCGCGGCCTGTCCAGGACTTTGGGGGCCTCAGGAAGCTTGCCGAGGACATGCTGGAGACCATGTTTGAGGCCCGGGGAGTGGGCCTGGCCGCACCCCAGATTGGGCTTTCCCAGCGCTTCTTTGTGGCGGTGGAGTACGCCGACGAGCCCGAGGGGGAGGAACGCCCCTTGCGCGACCTGGTGCGCCGGGTTTACCTGGTGGCCAACCCGGTGATCACCCATCGCGAGGGGGAGGTGGAGGGGCTGGAAGGCTGCCTCTCCCTCCCCGGCCTCTACGCCGAAGACGTGCCGCGGGCGGAGCGCATCCGGGTGGAATACCAGGATGAGGAGGGAAGGCCCCAGGCCCTGGAGCTGGAGGGGTATATGGCCAGGGTCTTCCAGCACGAGATGGACCACCTGGAGGGCATCCTCTTCTTCGAACGCCTGCCCAAGGCCAAGCGGGAAGCTTTCCTGGAGGAAAACCGGGCGGAGCTGGCCCGGATGCAGAAGGAGGCCAAGGCCCTTTTGAAGGAGCTTTCCCAGGGATGA
- the fmt gene encoding methionyl-tRNA formyltransferase: MRVAFFGTPAWAVPVLDALNRHHQVVLVVTQPDKPKGRGLKPAPSPVAEYALAHGLPLLKPERLKGNREFLEAFKALAPEVAVTAAYGKILPKEVLEVPPYGFLNLHPSLLPKYRGPAPVPWALIHGEGETGVAIMKTEEGLDTGPLYALWRTEIGPEEDAVALSERLRDKGIELLLWVLENLPHLTPKPQEGEPSYAPLLTKEEGRIRFADSAQAIYNRHRGVQPWPGSYFFHGGRRVKVLRMRPEPGMGEPGVVQRVEREGVVVGTGEGLIRLLEVQPEGKRPMSASDWARGYGVGPGTRLE, from the coding sequence ATGAGGGTGGCCTTTTTCGGCACACCCGCCTGGGCGGTGCCGGTTTTGGACGCCCTAAACCGCCACCACCAGGTGGTCCTGGTGGTTACCCAGCCGGATAAGCCCAAGGGCCGGGGCCTGAAGCCCGCTCCCAGTCCGGTGGCGGAGTACGCCTTGGCCCACGGGCTTCCCCTTTTGAAGCCCGAACGCCTTAAGGGGAACCGGGAGTTTCTGGAGGCCTTTAAGGCCCTGGCTCCGGAGGTGGCGGTCACCGCCGCTTACGGCAAGATCCTGCCCAAGGAGGTCCTCGAGGTTCCCCCCTATGGCTTTCTCAACCTCCACCCCTCCCTCCTTCCCAAGTACCGGGGGCCTGCCCCTGTGCCGTGGGCCCTCATCCACGGGGAAGGGGAAACGGGGGTGGCCATCATGAAGACCGAGGAGGGCCTGGACACTGGCCCCCTTTACGCCCTCTGGCGCACGGAGATAGGCCCCGAGGAGGACGCGGTGGCCCTTTCCGAGCGCCTCAGGGACAAGGGCATTGAGCTCCTCCTTTGGGTTTTGGAAAACCTCCCCCATCTCACCCCTAAGCCCCAGGAGGGCGAGCCTTCCTATGCCCCTCTCCTCACCAAGGAGGAAGGGCGCATCCGCTTTGCGGATAGCGCCCAGGCCATCTACAACCGCCACCGGGGGGTGCAGCCCTGGCCGGGGAGCTACTTCTTCCATGGGGGCAGGCGGGTGAAGGTCCTGAGGATGCGCCCTGAGCCGGGTATGGGGGAGCCTGGGGTGGTGCAAAGGGTGGAGCGGGAAGGGGTCGTGGTAGGCACCGGGGAGGGGCTCATCCGGCTTTTAGAGGTCCAGCCTGAGGGCAAACGCCCCATGTCCGCTTCCGACTGGGCGCGGGGGTATGGTGTGGGACCAGGTACCCGGTTGGAATGA
- the zapE gene encoding cell division protein ZapE: protein MRLADRCPEVDLERLLQGFVPPPRFQSATFASYRPDPRYPSQALAKERLRRWIKDSPRGFLRPRLPGPQGLYLDGGFGVGKTHLLVAAYLEAPGPKAFLTFEELTYALGLVGLREGARRFAALRYLFIDEFELDDPGNAQMATHFLALTMDRGLRVATTSNTPPGALGEGRFNAEQFRHQIQSLAQRFAVERIEGEDFRHRELGRDPEPLSEEALLALYREDPRPKTLDVFPELLAHLRTLHPIRYRYLLEGVEAVYLLGLAPIPDQNDALRFVHFVDQVYNLGLDLRASGVPLKEVFPEIYRHGAFAKKYGRALSRLAELLG from the coding sequence ATGCGCCTTGCCGACCGCTGCCCCGAGGTGGACCTGGAAAGGCTCCTTCAGGGCTTTGTCCCCCCGCCCCGCTTCCAATCCGCCACCTTCGCCTCCTACCGCCCCGACCCCCGCTACCCCTCCCAGGCCCTGGCCAAGGAGCGCCTGCGACGATGGATCAAGGACAGCCCCCGGGGCTTTCTCCGGCCCCGGTTGCCTGGCCCCCAAGGGCTCTACCTGGATGGGGGCTTTGGCGTGGGGAAGACCCACCTCCTGGTGGCGGCCTACCTCGAGGCCCCCGGTCCCAAGGCCTTCCTCACCTTTGAGGAGCTCACCTACGCCCTGGGCCTCGTGGGCCTGAGGGAGGGGGCCCGGCGCTTCGCTGCCCTGCGCTACCTTTTCATAGACGAGTTCGAGCTGGACGACCCCGGCAATGCCCAGATGGCCACCCACTTCCTGGCCCTCACCATGGATAGGGGCCTGCGGGTGGCCACCACCTCCAACACCCCGCCGGGGGCCCTGGGGGAGGGGCGGTTCAACGCCGAGCAGTTCCGCCACCAGATCCAGTCCTTGGCCCAGCGCTTCGCCGTGGAGCGGATCGAGGGGGAAGACTTCCGCCACCGGGAGCTTGGGCGCGACCCGGAGCCCCTTTCGGAGGAGGCCCTCCTCGCCCTGTACCGGGAAGACCCCAGGCCCAAGACCCTGGACGTCTTCCCTGAGCTTCTGGCCCACCTGCGCACCCTCCACCCCATCCGCTACCGCTACCTGCTGGAGGGGGTGGAGGCGGTCTACCTCCTGGGCCTAGCCCCCATCCCCGACCAGAACGACGCCCTGCGCTTCGTCCACTTTGTGGACCAGGTGTACAACCTGGGCCTGGACCTGCGGGCCTCCGGGGTACCCCTCAAGGAGGTGTTTCCCGAGATCTACCGGCACGGGGCCTTCGCCAAGAAGTACGGGCGGGCCCTTTCCCGGCTCGCGGAGCTTTTGGGGTAG
- the trxB gene encoding thioredoxin-disulfide reductase — MEFTLTGLAGSGEKEERYDVVIIGGGPAGLTAGIYAGRAQLKAAILEKGLPGGQIAQTDEVENYPGFPEGISGPELASRMVQQAEKFGARIVMDEVLGLEVQDGGFLVRGFERSYFGRVVIIATGANPRKLGVPGEEKFYGRGVSTCATCDGFFYRDKEVVVVGGGDAAVEEGLFLTKFARKVTLIHRRDELRANKVAQARAFQNPKMHFLFSHIVTEVLGEDQVTGVRLKNLKTGEEYIYPTDGVFVFIGHEPNTAFLKGVVELRPDGYVAVRDEVFTSVPGIFAAGDVADPIYRQLTTSVGAGTRAAMMAERYLAEAHEKVS; from the coding sequence ATGGAGTTCACCCTCACGGGGCTTGCGGGAAGCGGCGAAAAGGAGGAGCGGTACGACGTGGTCATCATCGGCGGTGGGCCTGCGGGCCTCACCGCGGGGATTTACGCCGGGCGGGCCCAGCTCAAGGCCGCCATCCTGGAAAAGGGCCTCCCTGGGGGGCAGATCGCCCAGACCGACGAGGTGGAGAACTACCCGGGCTTCCCCGAGGGCATCTCCGGGCCGGAGCTGGCCAGCCGCATGGTCCAGCAGGCGGAGAAGTTCGGGGCCAGGATCGTCATGGACGAGGTCCTGGGCCTCGAGGTCCAGGACGGGGGCTTCCTGGTGCGGGGGTTTGAGCGCTCCTACTTCGGGCGCGTGGTCATCATCGCCACCGGGGCCAACCCCAGGAAGCTGGGGGTTCCGGGGGAGGAGAAGTTCTATGGCCGGGGGGTTTCCACCTGCGCCACCTGCGACGGCTTCTTCTACCGCGACAAGGAGGTGGTGGTGGTGGGGGGTGGGGATGCCGCCGTGGAGGAAGGGCTTTTCCTCACCAAGTTCGCCCGCAAAGTAACCCTCATCCACCGCCGGGACGAGCTGAGGGCCAATAAGGTGGCCCAGGCCCGGGCCTTCCAGAACCCCAAGATGCACTTCCTCTTCTCCCATATCGTCACCGAGGTCCTGGGGGAGGATCAGGTGACGGGGGTGCGCCTCAAGAACCTGAAGACGGGTGAGGAATACATCTATCCCACGGACGGGGTCTTCGTCTTCATCGGCCATGAGCCCAACACCGCCTTCCTCAAGGGGGTGGTGGAGCTCAGGCCCGATGGTTACGTGGCGGTGCGGGACGAGGTGTTTACCTCGGTGCCCGGCATCTTCGCCGCCGGGGATGTGGCTGACCCCATCTACCGCCAGCTCACCACCAGCGTGGGGGCGGGCACCCGGGCGGCCATGATGGCGGAGCGCTACCTGGCGGAGGCCCACGAGAAGGTGAGTTAG